A region from the Cystobacter ferrugineus genome encodes:
- a CDS encoding tRNA threonylcarbamoyladenosine dehydratase, producing MEPQPPAPETLPTPTVPSAEAPSKPFKLHRRFDRTGRLLGDPAMERLSKARVVVFGLGGVGSYAAEGIVRSGVGHLTLVDFDTVCVTNANRQLHATVKTVGKPKAELMAQRCKEINPDADVRPLREFYRDELADQLLAPGSYDYVVDAIDNVKAKLHLLHRCVSLGIPVVSSMGAAGRLDPTAIRVEDLCETHMDPFAKDIRKLLKRKYGVNTDRPTGITAVYSIETRRQPLSLRYDADDGFSCVCPNDNDFHTCERRTQIDGSVAFVTSVFGMNAAGVVVRRLSVGR from the coding sequence ATGGAACCGCAGCCCCCTGCCCCCGAGACCCTTCCCACCCCCACCGTGCCGTCCGCGGAGGCCCCGTCCAAGCCCTTCAAGCTGCACCGGCGCTTCGATCGCACGGGCCGCCTGCTGGGGGACCCGGCCATGGAGCGCCTGTCCAAGGCGCGGGTGGTGGTGTTCGGCCTGGGCGGCGTGGGCAGCTACGCCGCCGAGGGCATCGTGCGCAGCGGCGTGGGTCACCTCACCCTCGTCGACTTCGACACCGTGTGCGTCACCAACGCCAACCGGCAGCTCCACGCCACCGTGAAGACGGTGGGCAAGCCCAAGGCGGAGCTGATGGCCCAGCGCTGCAAGGAGATCAACCCCGACGCCGACGTGCGGCCCCTGCGCGAGTTCTACCGGGACGAGTTGGCCGATCAGCTCCTCGCCCCGGGCAGCTACGACTACGTGGTGGACGCCATCGACAACGTGAAGGCCAAGCTGCACCTGCTCCACCGCTGCGTGAGCCTGGGCATCCCCGTGGTGAGCTCCATGGGCGCCGCGGGCCGCCTGGATCCCACCGCCATCCGCGTGGAGGACCTGTGCGAGACGCACATGGACCCGTTCGCCAAGGACATCCGCAAGCTGCTCAAGCGCAAGTACGGCGTGAACACGGACCGGCCCACGGGCATCACCGCCGTCTACTCCATCGAGACGCGGCGCCAGCCGCTGTCCCTGCGCTACGACGCGGACGACGGCTTCTCCTGCGTGTGCCCCAACGACAATGACTTCCACACCTGCGAGCGCCGCACGCAGATCGACGGCAGCGTGGCCTTCGTCACCTCCGTGTTCGGCATGAACGCGGCGGGCGTGGTCGTGCGGCGGCTGTCGGTGGGCCGCTGA
- a CDS encoding TatD family hydrolase: MIDTHCHLDASRFDPDRSEVLARAWAAGLHGILVPGVGPENWEPLREMSRSEPRLQIGLGIHPQMLPHLPPEEDELHLERLDALLGLGGVIAVGECGLDGPSAAGAPMERQVAVLRRHLELARKHGLPVLMHCFRAHPALIDLLKSEPLPEAGILMHSYGGGVDLARFYIQKGCHFSFAGPVTWAEARKPLDALRVIPPERLMVETDAPDQAPTPHRGQRSEPGYLPRIIEGMARVLGEPVEVLAQRTTENARRFFREAFPTPSL, translated from the coding sequence ATGATTGACACCCACTGCCATCTCGACGCGTCACGCTTCGACCCGGACCGGAGCGAGGTGCTCGCCCGGGCCTGGGCCGCTGGCCTGCACGGCATCCTCGTGCCCGGAGTAGGTCCGGAGAACTGGGAGCCCCTGCGGGAGATGTCACGAAGCGAACCCCGCCTCCAGATAGGGCTCGGCATCCATCCCCAGATGCTCCCCCACCTGCCACCCGAGGAGGACGAGCTCCACCTGGAGCGTCTGGACGCGCTGCTCGGGCTCGGCGGCGTCATCGCCGTGGGCGAGTGCGGGCTGGATGGGCCCTCGGCCGCGGGCGCCCCTATGGAGCGGCAGGTGGCGGTGCTGCGGCGGCACCTGGAGCTCGCGCGCAAGCACGGGCTGCCCGTGTTGATGCACTGCTTTCGCGCCCACCCCGCGCTCATCGACCTGCTCAAGAGCGAGCCCCTACCCGAGGCCGGCATCCTCATGCACAGCTACGGCGGCGGAGTGGACCTGGCGCGCTTCTACATCCAGAAGGGCTGCCACTTCTCGTTCGCGGGCCCCGTCACCTGGGCCGAGGCGCGCAAGCCCCTGGACGCCCTGCGGGTGATTCCCCCCGAGCGGCTCATGGTCGAGACGGATGCTCCGGACCAGGCCCCCACCCCCCACCGGGGGCAGCGCTCGGAGCCGGGCTATCTGCCCCGGATCATCGAGGGCATGGCGCGCGTGCTCGGCGAGCCGGTGGAGGTGCTCGCCCAGCGGACGACCGAGAACGCCCGCCGCTTCTTCCGGGAAGCCTTCCCCACCCCTTCGCTGTAG
- a CDS encoding PD40 domain-containing protein: MTNRYAVGALMGALMLVVTGCPSEECIDQFDCNNSQGSPGTGKTWACVENRCVARDVNTEPPPTGDAGTNPTPDAGTETDAGTPGEMTIDEGGDCATTASCMAGLYCNPADSKCAPLHIAVTVGPTTGSTPTYAVVVPYNKTVSATRLSEDAATTNKFPRWNQDGSAVAFVDIDTNNNVSLVSRALPLETSQLNTLVTGAAANTKDFSYMEWAPSNTIAWSRTFLDPTTNRDSTTGIWAYTPPDGPAAVVTSSGVFPSWASDGASFVYSANGLGLQNRVLTDASSGSVPGPTNTTAEQPLHNKTNGVLLYLDAKGNVEAGLGDQPLTSLYTVNTTPTAPSVPTENEIALARDEGAPSATGQLKSYIANHTWAPAGTHVAYVRVFYFQPLVGDPYLCSGSNCGGQQGNVVYVRRIDPATGTPSGDELKFADEATLPSFSPDGQFLAYVSGAQLKVQKIDPNATTAETIKVAGAFSSHDWSAENRRVLSNRGDDHRPRWQPR; encoded by the coding sequence ATGACCAATCGATATGCCGTCGGTGCGCTCATGGGAGCGCTGATGCTGGTGGTGACCGGGTGTCCGTCGGAAGAGTGCATCGATCAGTTCGATTGTAATAACAGCCAGGGCTCTCCGGGGACGGGCAAGACCTGGGCCTGTGTCGAGAACAGGTGCGTGGCCCGGGATGTCAACACGGAGCCTCCGCCGACGGGCGATGCGGGCACCAATCCCACGCCGGACGCGGGCACGGAGACGGACGCGGGCACGCCGGGCGAGATGACGATCGACGAAGGGGGCGACTGCGCCACCACCGCGAGCTGCATGGCGGGCCTGTACTGCAACCCTGCTGACAGCAAGTGCGCGCCGCTGCACATCGCGGTGACGGTTGGACCGACGACGGGGTCGACTCCGACCTATGCGGTGGTCGTGCCCTACAACAAGACCGTCTCGGCGACGCGGCTCAGCGAGGATGCCGCGACCACGAACAAGTTCCCCCGCTGGAATCAGGACGGCTCGGCGGTGGCCTTCGTGGACATCGACACCAACAACAACGTGTCGCTCGTCTCGCGCGCTCTTCCCCTCGAGACGAGCCAGTTGAACACGCTCGTCACCGGCGCCGCGGCCAACACCAAGGACTTCAGCTACATGGAGTGGGCGCCGTCCAACACCATCGCCTGGAGCAGAACCTTCCTGGATCCCACGACGAACAGGGACTCCACCACGGGCATCTGGGCCTACACCCCTCCGGACGGCCCCGCCGCGGTGGTCACCAGCAGTGGCGTCTTCCCCTCGTGGGCGTCCGACGGAGCCAGCTTCGTCTACAGCGCCAATGGCCTTGGCCTCCAGAACAGGGTGCTCACGGATGCGTCCAGCGGCTCGGTTCCGGGGCCAACCAATACGACGGCCGAGCAGCCGCTGCACAACAAGACCAATGGTGTGCTGCTGTACCTCGATGCCAAGGGGAATGTCGAAGCGGGCCTTGGCGATCAGCCGCTGACTTCGCTCTACACCGTCAATACCACGCCGACCGCTCCCTCCGTTCCCACCGAGAACGAGATCGCGCTGGCGCGTGACGAGGGTGCTCCGAGCGCCACGGGCCAGCTCAAGTCGTACATCGCCAACCACACCTGGGCGCCCGCTGGCACGCATGTCGCCTACGTCCGGGTGTTCTACTTCCAGCCCCTCGTTGGTGACCCCTACCTGTGCAGTGGCTCCAACTGCGGAGGCCAGCAGGGCAACGTCGTCTATGTGCGTCGCATCGACCCGGCGACGGGAACTCCGAGCGGCGATGAGCTGAAGTTCGCCGATGAAGCCACCCTCCCGTCCTTCTCTCCCGACGGCCAGTTCCTCGCCTACGTCTCGGGCGCGCAGCTCAAGGTGCAGAAGATCGATCCGAATGCCACCACCGCCGAGACGATCAAGGTGGCCGGTGCGTTCTCCAGCCATGACTGGAGTGCCGAGAACCGGCGCGTGCTGAGCAACCGCGGCGACGATCACCGTCCGCGCTGGCAGCCCCGCTAG
- a CDS encoding metallopeptidase family protein codes for MSWRGSFALCLLLLVACQRTSAPAPSPVSDAGMAEAPTSPEPASSVAEPLLPCQANGGTPLDAALGYLEGGKYAEALSCAAQASALDPDDATAHAARGNALAALERTAEAQVAYARALALHPGHLDALLGAAHLYAVQLPSSREFDELGALYAERGLSQVDEVPEMLPQFALVAAMALNDLGQAGEALQRAQLVLAREPHHPEASYEKALALFELCRFREARTAFTGLLNDPAHGAHAHYHLGLLLEREGKWKQAREHFDKARVLAPRDFPEPPLPSEAEFREEVARTVAALPKDMRDDLAGVPVRAEELPADDDLLSGEPPLSPAILGLFRGPPLNEPCDGTETPCRSVALYRLNLARAVRTREELREQIKVTLLHEVGHLRGEDDQELAARGLE; via the coding sequence ATGTCCTGGCGCGGTTCGTTCGCCCTCTGTCTCCTGCTCCTCGTTGCCTGTCAGCGGACGTCCGCTCCGGCGCCCTCGCCCGTGTCCGATGCGGGGATGGCCGAGGCCCCCACTTCTCCCGAGCCAGCCTCCTCCGTCGCCGAGCCCCTGCTTCCCTGCCAGGCCAACGGAGGGACACCGCTCGACGCGGCCCTGGGCTATCTCGAGGGCGGGAAGTACGCCGAGGCCCTCTCCTGCGCCGCCCAGGCCTCCGCCCTGGATCCGGATGACGCCACGGCCCACGCCGCGCGGGGCAATGCGCTGGCGGCCCTCGAGCGCACCGCGGAGGCCCAGGTGGCCTATGCCCGGGCCCTGGCGCTCCATCCCGGCCACCTGGACGCGCTGCTGGGCGCGGCCCACCTGTACGCCGTCCAGCTTCCCTCCAGCCGGGAGTTCGACGAGCTGGGGGCCCTCTACGCCGAGCGGGGACTGTCCCAGGTGGACGAGGTGCCGGAGATGCTTCCCCAGTTCGCGCTCGTGGCGGCCATGGCGCTCAATGACCTGGGGCAGGCCGGCGAGGCGCTCCAGCGCGCCCAGCTCGTCCTCGCGCGCGAGCCCCACCACCCCGAGGCCTCCTACGAGAAGGCCCTGGCCCTCTTCGAGTTGTGCCGCTTCCGCGAGGCGCGCACGGCCTTCACGGGCCTGTTGAATGATCCGGCGCACGGGGCGCACGCGCACTACCACCTCGGGCTGCTGCTGGAGCGCGAGGGCAAGTGGAAGCAGGCGCGCGAGCACTTCGACAAGGCGCGCGTGCTCGCTCCGCGCGACTTCCCCGAGCCGCCCCTGCCCTCCGAGGCCGAGTTCCGCGAGGAGGTGGCGCGCACGGTGGCGGCGCTGCCCAAGGACATGCGCGATGACCTGGCCGGAGTCCCGGTGCGCGCCGAGGAGCTGCCCGCGGACGATGATCTGCTCTCGGGCGAGCCGCCCCTGTCGCCGGCGATTCTCGGACTCTTTCGCGGCCCTCCCTTGAACGAGCCGTGTGATGGTACGGAAACGCCCTGCCGTTCGGTGGCGCTCTATCGACTCAACCTCGCCCGCGCGGTGCGCACTCGGGAGGAACTACGGGAACAAATCAAGGTGACGCTGCTTCACGAGGTGGGACACCTCCGGGGCGAGGACGACCAGGAGCTGGCCGCCCGGGGCCTGGAGTGA
- a CDS encoding class I SAM-dependent rRNA methyltransferase, which translates to MGRSSLPTVRVSLKGAKTLRRGSPWVYRTELVELPGTQDKGAVVSVVDPQGNPVGQAFYAQHSPLALRLLTRKGPAEEKVDEAFLRHRLELALARRAPLKNRDGLRLVHGEADLLPGLFVDRYGAGLSLQTLSEGMDARKEWVARTLAELTGATHVVCRDDASGRDFEGLPREVRLLHGEGEARFSYHEGENLFEVNLLGDMKTGAFLDQVDNHLRAGQLARGAALDLFSYHGGFALALSRSCDSVVAVEQDAGAAARARENVARNGRTNVTVENANAFDVLRRYSESSQRFDTVVVDPPGLAKRREGLATALRAYHELNLRALKCLRPEGLLVTCSCSGKLGREDFEEMVLSAAADAKRPVQILERRGAGLDHPVLGGLTETEYLKVLILRVL; encoded by the coding sequence ATGGGCCGCTCCTCGCTTCCCACCGTGCGGGTGAGCCTCAAGGGCGCCAAGACGCTGCGCCGGGGCTCGCCCTGGGTGTACCGCACCGAGCTGGTGGAGCTGCCCGGCACGCAGGACAAGGGCGCGGTGGTGTCCGTGGTGGACCCGCAGGGCAACCCCGTGGGCCAGGCCTTCTACGCCCAGCACTCGCCGCTCGCGCTGCGGCTGCTCACGCGCAAGGGCCCCGCCGAGGAGAAGGTGGACGAGGCCTTCCTGCGCCACCGCCTGGAGCTGGCGCTCGCGCGGCGCGCGCCGCTGAAGAACCGCGACGGCCTGCGCCTGGTGCACGGCGAGGCGGACCTGTTGCCCGGGCTCTTCGTGGACCGCTATGGCGCGGGCCTGTCGTTGCAGACGCTCTCCGAGGGCATGGACGCGCGCAAGGAGTGGGTGGCGCGCACCCTGGCCGAGCTCACCGGGGCGACGCACGTGGTGTGCCGCGACGACGCCTCGGGCCGGGACTTCGAGGGCCTGCCGCGCGAGGTGCGGCTGCTGCACGGGGAGGGCGAGGCGCGCTTCAGCTACCACGAGGGGGAGAACCTCTTCGAGGTGAACCTGCTCGGGGACATGAAGACGGGGGCCTTCCTGGATCAGGTGGACAACCACCTGCGCGCGGGCCAGCTCGCGCGGGGCGCGGCGCTCGACTTGTTCAGCTACCACGGCGGATTCGCGCTGGCGCTCAGCCGCTCGTGTGACTCGGTGGTGGCGGTGGAGCAGGACGCGGGGGCCGCCGCGCGCGCGCGGGAGAACGTGGCGCGCAACGGGCGCACCAACGTCACGGTGGAGAACGCCAACGCCTTCGACGTGCTGCGCCGCTACTCCGAGTCCAGCCAGCGCTTCGACACGGTGGTGGTGGATCCACCGGGGCTCGCCAAGCGGCGCGAGGGCCTGGCCACGGCCCTGCGCGCCTACCACGAGCTCAACCTGCGCGCCCTCAAGTGCCTGCGCCCCGAGGGGCTGCTCGTCACCTGCTCGTGCTCGGGCAAGCTCGGGCGCGAGGACTTCGAGGAGATGGTGCTCTCGGCCGCCGCGGATGCGAAGCGGCCGGTGCAGATCCTCGAGCGCCGGGGCGCGGGGTTGGATCACCCGGTGCTCGGGGGCCTCACGGAGACCGAGTACCTCAAGGTGCTCATCCTCCGCGTGCTGTGA
- a CDS encoding caib/baif family protein, producing the protein MVKDNGSRGGVPDALAESRARETVAALGKREFLDQFQQLTRHMAADPGNPGSYACEGCERCANCMFCRDCDGCYQCTHCTRCVLCHNCSHSVDCKQCHHCAYCLQSENCTNSAYLVLCRNLSDCNYCFGCVGLSKKDFHILNVPFPRAEYFKQVKRLRAELGL; encoded by the coding sequence GTGGTGAAGGACAATGGGTCGCGGGGAGGCGTGCCAGACGCGCTCGCGGAGTCCCGGGCACGTGAGACGGTGGCCGCGCTGGGCAAGCGCGAGTTCCTGGATCAATTCCAGCAGCTCACCCGGCACATGGCGGCGGACCCCGGCAACCCGGGCTCCTACGCCTGCGAGGGTTGCGAGCGGTGCGCCAACTGCATGTTCTGCCGCGACTGCGATGGCTGCTACCAGTGCACGCACTGCACCCGGTGCGTGCTGTGCCACAACTGCTCGCACAGCGTGGACTGCAAGCAGTGCCACCACTGCGCCTACTGCCTGCAGAGCGAGAACTGCACCAACAGCGCCTACCTGGTGCTCTGCCGCAACCTGTCCGACTGCAACTACTGCTTCGGCTGCGTGGGCCTGTCCAAGAAGGACTTCCACATCCTCAATGTCCCCTTCCCCCGCGCCGAGTACTTCAAGCAGGTCAAGCGCCTGCGCGCGGAGCTGGGCCTGTAG
- a CDS encoding ATP-dependent helicase, whose protein sequence is MDLSKLNAPQREAVVTTEGPLLVLAGAGSGKTRVITHRIVHLLDKRPNGLLARNILAVTFTNKAATEMKERLVHMAGPRAQNVLVCTFHAFGAEMLREDIHRLGWPKKFSIADQGDQAAIIKRAMRERRIDDRTFDARKVLGLISKAKNAGKTPEPLGEGLGDDYDLIAHMVYEAYQLGLKAQGSVDFDDLLILPARLLREHEDLRKKYTERFRYILVDEFQDTNQAQLDLLKLLVSGATNNVCAVGDDDQCIYSWRGAEVRNILSFDKYFPGGKEVRLEQNYRSTQVVLDAANAVIAQNPERKAKQMWSERKGGARIQVVSAPTEEEEARYVAQEISRLVAGGISPDDIAVLYRVNGQARPIEEMLREKSLRYEVLSGSEFFDRREVKDVVAYFKLIANPRDETSLLRIINVPARGIGDVTMERLVAHARRDSLTLWGAMERAESYEDLPAGAGAKVTEFIKLVERYRESYEHGKLAQVSRQLLEEIGYRDDAKSLTTSQAAAERKLQSIEFVLNSLESFEKREGPKASLLTYLNRLSLDTRQEEEEVPGANKAITLMTLHASKGLEYRVVFFIGMEEELMPHKGMQGEAQNLEEERRLCYVGITRAKEMLYLTRAAMRVKRGKEVPRTPSRFLQDIPEALVEVVDLDAPRKGPPTAEEKNFFANLKERFKAPQAGGGGAPRPVSPAGGAPAASGPVPGTARVVR, encoded by the coding sequence ATGGACCTCTCGAAGCTCAATGCCCCACAGCGTGAAGCCGTGGTCACCACCGAGGGCCCCCTCCTGGTGCTCGCCGGAGCGGGAAGCGGGAAGACCCGCGTCATCACCCACCGCATCGTCCACCTGCTCGACAAGCGGCCCAATGGGCTGCTCGCCCGCAACATCCTCGCGGTGACCTTCACCAACAAGGCCGCCACGGAGATGAAGGAGCGTCTGGTCCACATGGCCGGGCCCCGGGCGCAGAACGTGCTCGTGTGCACCTTCCATGCCTTCGGCGCGGAGATGCTGCGCGAGGACATCCACCGGTTGGGCTGGCCCAAGAAGTTCTCCATCGCGGACCAGGGGGACCAGGCGGCCATCATCAAGCGCGCCATGCGCGAGCGGCGCATCGATGATCGCACGTTCGATGCGCGCAAGGTGCTGGGCCTCATCTCCAAGGCGAAGAACGCGGGCAAGACGCCCGAGCCGCTGGGGGAGGGGCTGGGGGACGACTACGATCTCATCGCCCACATGGTCTACGAGGCGTACCAGCTCGGGCTCAAGGCCCAGGGCTCGGTGGACTTCGATGACCTGCTCATCCTCCCGGCGCGCCTGCTGCGCGAGCACGAAGACTTGCGCAAGAAGTACACCGAGCGCTTCCGCTACATCCTGGTGGACGAGTTCCAGGATACCAACCAGGCGCAGTTGGATCTGCTCAAGCTGCTGGTGAGTGGTGCGACGAACAACGTGTGCGCGGTGGGCGACGACGACCAGTGTATCTATAGCTGGCGGGGCGCCGAGGTGCGCAACATCCTGAGCTTCGACAAGTACTTCCCGGGCGGCAAGGAAGTGCGGCTCGAGCAGAACTACCGCTCCACGCAGGTGGTGCTGGACGCGGCCAACGCCGTCATCGCGCAGAACCCCGAGCGCAAGGCCAAGCAGATGTGGAGCGAGCGCAAGGGGGGCGCGCGCATCCAGGTGGTGTCCGCGCCCACGGAGGAGGAGGAGGCGCGCTACGTGGCGCAGGAGATCTCCAGGCTCGTCGCCGGGGGCATTTCCCCGGACGACATCGCCGTGCTCTACCGGGTCAACGGCCAGGCGCGGCCCATCGAGGAGATGCTGCGCGAGAAGAGCCTGCGCTACGAGGTGCTCTCGGGCAGCGAGTTCTTCGATCGGCGCGAGGTGAAGGACGTCGTCGCCTACTTCAAGCTCATCGCCAACCCGCGCGACGAGACGTCGCTCCTGCGCATCATCAACGTGCCGGCGCGGGGCATCGGCGACGTCACCATGGAGCGGCTGGTGGCGCACGCGCGGCGCGACAGCCTGACGCTCTGGGGCGCCATGGAGCGCGCGGAGAGCTACGAGGACCTGCCCGCGGGCGCGGGGGCCAAGGTCACGGAGTTCATCAAGCTCGTCGAGCGCTACCGCGAGAGCTACGAGCACGGCAAGCTCGCCCAGGTGTCGCGCCAGCTCCTGGAGGAGATCGGCTACCGGGACGACGCCAAGTCGCTGACGACCTCGCAGGCGGCGGCCGAGCGCAAGCTGCAGTCCATCGAGTTCGTGCTCAACTCGCTGGAGTCCTTCGAGAAGCGCGAGGGCCCCAAGGCCAGCCTCCTCACCTACCTCAACCGGCTGAGCCTCGACACCCGCCAGGAAGAGGAGGAGGTGCCCGGCGCCAACAAGGCCATCACCCTGATGACCCTCCATGCGTCCAAGGGCCTGGAGTACCGGGTGGTCTTCTTCATCGGCATGGAGGAGGAGCTCATGCCCCACAAGGGCATGCAGGGCGAGGCCCAGAACCTGGAGGAGGAGCGCCGGCTCTGCTACGTGGGCATCACCCGGGCCAAGGAGATGCTCTACCTCACGCGCGCCGCCATGCGCGTCAAGCGCGGCAAGGAGGTGCCCCGTACCCCCTCGCGCTTCCTGCAGGACATCCCCGAGGCCCTCGTGGAGGTGGTGGATCTTGACGCACCGCGCAAGGGCCCACCCACCGCCGAGGAGAAGAACTTCTTCGCCAACCTCAAGGAGCGCTTCAAGGCTCCGCAGGCGGGCGGGGGAGGGGCCCCTCGGCCGGTGTCTCCGGCTGGGGGCGCGCCGGCGGCGAGCGGCCCTGTTCCGGGAACGGCGCGCGTGGTGCGCTGA
- the rplM gene encoding 50S ribosomal protein L13 produces MSQRTYSAKPADIKRQWHVIDVNDKVLGRAASQIATLLKGKHKPTYTPSIDTGDHVIVINAEKVKVTGTKEQDKMYYRHPRAGFPGALKSTNLAKLRVRHPEDIIINAVRRMLPRNALGRQMMTKLKVYAGNTHPHAAQQPVAREVEA; encoded by the coding sequence ATGTCGCAGAGGACCTACAGCGCGAAGCCGGCGGACATCAAGCGCCAGTGGCACGTCATCGACGTGAACGACAAGGTGCTTGGCCGCGCGGCCAGCCAGATCGCCACCCTTCTCAAGGGCAAGCACAAGCCGACGTACACCCCGTCCATCGACACGGGTGACCATGTCATCGTGATCAACGCCGAGAAGGTGAAGGTCACGGGCACGAAGGAGCAGGACAAGATGTACTACCGGCACCCGCGTGCCGGTTTCCCGGGTGCCCTCAAGAGCACCAACCTGGCCAAGCTGCGGGTGCGCCACCCGGAGGACATCATCATCAACGCCGTGCGCCGCATGCTGCCGCGCAACGCGCTGGGCCGTCAGATGATGACCAAGCTCAAGGTCTACGCCGGCAACACCCACCCGCACGCCGCCCAGCAGCCGGTGGCGCGCGAGGTCGAGGCGTAA
- the rpsI gene encoding 30S ribosomal protein S9: MATATEKGFYGTGRRKEATARVWIRPGTGVVIINGRDINVYFGRETSKMVLNQPLDVLEQKGKIDIEVNVRGGGLSGQAGAIRHGLARALCNYNPDFRPPLKKAGFLTRDARAVERKKYGQPGARRRFQFSKR, translated from the coding sequence ATGGCTACCGCCACTGAGAAGGGTTTTTACGGTACGGGCCGCCGCAAGGAGGCCACCGCGCGCGTGTGGATCCGCCCGGGCACCGGCGTTGTGATCATCAACGGCCGCGACATCAACGTGTACTTCGGCCGCGAGACCTCCAAGATGGTGCTCAACCAGCCCCTGGACGTGCTCGAGCAGAAGGGCAAGATCGACATCGAGGTGAACGTGCGTGGCGGAGGTCTGAGCGGTCAGGCCGGCGCCATCCGTCACGGCCTCGCCCGCGCGCTGTGCAACTACAACCCGGACTTCCGTCCGCCGCTCAAGAAGGCCGGCTTCCTCACGCGTGATGCCCGCGCCGTCGAGCGCAAGAAGTACGGCCAGCCGGGCGCGCGTCGCCGGTTCCAGTTCTCCAAGCGCTAA
- a CDS encoding type IV pilus twitching motility protein PilT, translated as MELNEILQIALRGGASDIHLKAGLPPMFRVDGSLMPLKDGKRLPPEEVARMAFGIMNEFQKEKFKQSNEVDLAYGVPGLGRFRVNVFQQRGTVGAVLRVIPFKVMTIKDLLLPPILEKICLEERGLILVTGTTGSGKSTTLAGMIDHINATETNHIMTIEDPIEFLIRDKRSIVNQREVGVDTMSFAQALKSALRQDPDVILVGEMRDHETIETALSAAETGHLVMSTLHTLDATETINRIVSAFPPYQQKQVRIQLASVLKAVVSQRLVPRADGKGRVAAVEVLRCTARVKELIEDKDRTKEIPDAISQGTDSYGMQTFDQSLMSLVKQGLVTYEEAHRQATNPDDFALRFSGISATSDSKWDNFEGGGARAVPGTAAFGQNTQPAAPTPVPTGTPPRATPASRAGVPAVQGTPQRASAPAAMGSRTSIPTVQGTPSRPAPAPAPAPAAPAADDDFQIERF; from the coding sequence ATGGAACTCAACGAAATCCTCCAGATTGCGCTCCGCGGCGGTGCCTCCGACATCCATCTCAAGGCGGGCCTGCCGCCCATGTTCCGTGTCGACGGCTCGTTGATGCCCCTCAAGGATGGCAAGCGCCTGCCGCCCGAGGAGGTGGCGCGCATGGCCTTCGGCATCATGAACGAGTTCCAGAAGGAGAAGTTCAAGCAGAGCAACGAGGTGGACCTGGCGTACGGCGTGCCGGGGCTCGGGCGCTTCCGCGTGAACGTCTTCCAGCAGCGCGGCACCGTGGGCGCCGTGTTGCGCGTCATCCCCTTCAAGGTGATGACCATCAAGGATCTGCTCCTGCCGCCCATCCTGGAGAAGATCTGCCTGGAGGAGCGCGGGCTGATTCTCGTCACCGGCACCACGGGCTCGGGCAAGAGCACCACGCTCGCGGGGATGATCGATCACATCAACGCGACCGAGACCAACCACATCATGACGATCGAGGATCCGATCGAGTTCCTCATCCGCGACAAGCGCTCCATCGTGAACCAGCGCGAGGTGGGCGTGGACACGATGTCCTTCGCCCAGGCGCTCAAGAGCGCGCTGCGCCAGGATCCGGACGTCATCCTCGTGGGCGAGATGCGTGACCACGAGACGATTGAAACGGCGCTCTCGGCGGCGGAGACGGGCCACCTGGTGATGTCCACGCTGCACACGCTGGACGCCACGGAGACCATCAACCGCATCGTCTCGGCCTTCCCGCCCTACCAGCAGAAGCAGGTGCGCATCCAACTCGCGAGCGTGCTCAAGGCGGTGGTGAGCCAGCGCCTGGTGCCGCGCGCGGACGGCAAGGGCCGCGTGGCCGCGGTGGAGGTGCTGCGCTGCACCGCGCGCGTGAAGGAGCTCATCGAGGACAAGGACCGCACGAAGGAGATTCCCGACGCCATCTCCCAGGGCACTGACAGCTACGGGATGCAGACCTTCGATCAGTCGCTCATGTCGCTGGTGAAGCAGGGGCTCGTCACCTACGAGGAGGCCCACCGGCAGGCCACCAACCCGGATGACTTCGCGCTGCGCTTCTCCGGCATCAGCGCCACCTCGGACTCGAAGTGGGACAACTTCGAGGGCGGGGGCGCGCGTGCCGTGCCGGGCACGGCGGCCTTCGGCCAGAACACCCAGCCGGCCGCGCCGACCCCGGTGCCGACTGGCACGCCTCCCCGGGCCACGCCCGCCTCGCGCGCGGGGGTTCCCGCGGTCCAGGGCACCCCGCAGCGCGCGTCCGCTCCCGCCGCGATGGGCTCCCGGACGTCGATTCCCACCGTCCAGGGCACGCCCTCCAGGCCCGCTCCGGCACCTGCTCCCGCCCCCGCGGCCCCGGCGGCGGACGACGACTTCCAGATCGAGCGCTTCTGA